Genomic segment of Arctopsyche grandis isolate Sample6627 chromosome 11, ASM5162203v2, whole genome shotgun sequence:
TCATTGTCGGGAAACCCCAAGTCGCACGCTATTTCCCAAAACCAGATTTATGCCGACTTATTTGCAATTGGgtgaataaaaatgtatgattaAATCAGCAATGTTTGAAAGCGGGATCGAAAATTAGAAATTCAGGAATATTGTAACTAGACTATATATGCTATTTTTGGAGTAAAACATacactaaaaaaaaatggaggCTGATGCACAAATTCTGGTGGCTTATTCGGATTCAGTTGGCAAAAATACATGAGAATCGGAGCTCTTTCGGAAGCAAAACCGAAGATATGGTCGAaatgcacatattatatatttgtataaggCTATTTGTAtcttatcaaatatgtatactatttggacatgttaataatttttaaacatgaaaGTTTAATGCAGATGGACGTTTGTGTATAATGACTTAATTTTGGTAAAAActggacaaaaaaaaacattttggtAAAAACTGGACAAACTGGCATCGAttaacatacattcatatatgtatgtaggtatgtgctGTTGTATAGTGTATAtaggaaatattttaatagactTCAAATAATGGGAAGAccgtttaaattttgaaaaatataaataaatcaaaatttagaaaaatattaataaatcaaaatttagaaaaatataaataaatcaaaatttagaaaaatataaataaatcaaaatttagaaaaatataaataaatcaaaattttgaaaataaaataattatcgcCTTAAATAGTTAAATATGATTTGCAATAGTTGATGAACTTATCACGTTTTCCAATAACCAAGAATCAATGTCGGGCAATATTATATCAAGCCGTTCCTTATTTGTCGCTATCTTGGACTGAGCTGCATCGACAGATTCCTTCTCATTTTTCGTGAAATCTCCTGTCTTGGCGAATTCATTAAACTGtaatgaattcaaaataaaatcatttttttaaataaactacataaaaaatttaaaattattatcaataatatacgtatgtacacactTGATCCACATTCTCCTTGGTGACGactctattttttatatagtttattATGGTTACCGTATACTCAGGCATGCTGTAAAAGATATATGCAGGTTAAActagatatttatattaatacaattttaaaataaaaataaatatattaagataaaCATAATTACATCGATttgggttacacgacaattggtgcaagtccaaaatgttcaacgtcaaaatgtacccgaaaattagtgcactgacaaaatgtacccgcgacaaaatgtacccgcgacaaaatgtacccgcgacaaaatgtttaagcgacaaaatgttcaaaaatgttcaaaatgttcaaccgtatccaatattttcttatttaaattgaaaaaaaaaactttctgagcgtgtgaactgcagattacattgcattagtttatatggcagggcttctcaaccgtctccaaaattttctttatttcaaatgaataatttactttttatcgtacacatcgcgggcgttattaaattagtaaaaatgacaggggttctcaaccgtatccaatatttacgtatttaaattgaaaaaaaaaactttccgagcgtatgaactccagattacattgcattagtttatatggcagggcttctcaaccgtctccaaaatttactttatttcaaatgaataatttactttttatcgtacacatcgcgggcgttattaaattagtataaatgtcaggggttctcaaccgtatccaatattttcttatttaaattgaaaaaaaaaactttctgagcgtatgaactgcagattacattgcattagtttatatggcagggcttctcaaccgtaatataaaatcttataatgaaaataaataaataaaagccaaaattacaaatcttttcttcatatgaaataagttgtattcagttgaaaacaaaacaaaaatcatttaaacataatatgagcatacaaaatagataaagaaaaaagatcatcatttgacatgtatttttaaaatcatttttaaatttattacttaattttgtaataatatttattttaataaataaacaatattcaattaaaataatacaccaTTAATTGTAAGATTAAAAGTGATCTGCTCTCAAATAATGGAATCATCATAGTTCGAACTGTTGAAATGCAcatgtcattaaatttaaaacattaaaacacaaaatttatcaattttcagattaaaacaataattgttaaattaaaaattttaaatacctaACATCAGTGAcaaatttagttataatataattgcttATCAACAGCTACCGctgcataaaaaatattgatgtcatttaaaaaatttgagtatattatgacttaatttatacattcttaaataataagaaataaataagcaaaaagTTGTGCATTTGATGGAATATCGATAATAAGAGgaagcttttataaaaaaaagatacaaaaaatgtactaaaaggaaataaaaatattgtatataatattaaaaaatccataattagtaagattaaaaaatggtatgacagtatttaaataatgtagatacatacatacatatgtacattaaaaggaatttaatatttttcatattaaataagtttagtttagttttaaaatacaaggatttaaaattaataactaaatataatatacataagtatgtatgtgactAGATATATAAACTAGAACCCTGTTCGCCCTTGACTTGACTGCTGCGAGAAAAATATCCTGTGTACGCACCTGAAAatgaatgttatatattattttatatacaaaattttaacgaaataatattttagaataaaagctaacgtgtttaaaaattatacgataTTCCTCTTAGGTATGTCTCCAAACTTTGTCGATTAGCCCAATTGGCTGTGACGTTTTTTATCCTCTCTGCCAATTGTACGTATTTCGGCCGCTGTTGTCTTCCCATAACTCCGGAGTTTAGTTCTTCTACTAACTTCTCGGTCTCGGCTTGGAGACCTTGAAGGGCTTTCAAAAATTTCCAGAGGTTTGGAAATTGGGCTCCAATTGTATAGCCAACTTTCATATGGAAGCCTTCCACTTCGTTATCTgtttttccataattatgtattattcggTCTCGAACATTCCATATGTCTATGGAAGCTACCCGAGGTTCACGCCTTACATTCGCTATGATTTTCCCAATATAATTTACCTCAAAATAAATGAGGAAATCATCGACCTTTTGTTGGATTTCTCGCTCTTGTTCCAATAGCCAAGGGTTGAGAATTTGGAGGAGTTCCTCCCAGCTTTCGACTACATTTTCTGGAGGAACGAATGCTAAAGCCAacaccattttaaatttaattgcattttcctgATTATCATAAAATTCCGTTAATCCCAATTCCTGGATTTTTCTATAGATACTTTGGGACAGATGGAAAAAGCAACCCGTTACTTGCGCATTTGGCCATTGGTTTTGAACGGCATTGATGGCTGCCCTCTCGAAATCCATCATTACCCTATTAGGTTCCCAATcttgaatatacatttttaattgactAAAGAGTCTATTGTATGTGGTTCCACTTTTATCTGGAAGCAGACAAAATATTAAGGGAACCGCCTTCCCCGGCTTTTGGTCAGTGCCCTCCAGTCGCGTGCCATGTATAGAATATAGCTGCGTGAATAGTGGTGGAGCAGTTTTGAATGTACCGTCCATTAGTATGCTCTggcaactttttaaaaattctaaattcttTCTCGTTGTGAACATTAAAATTCTTTCTTCAGAACCAGAGCCTGAAtcccaaaataaaaattgctccGGTGTAGTTGTGCTACCTGTTATTTGATACTCTGTAGGTACATCTATGTCGCTCCTTGTTATTGGCAGAGGAAGTGGTACTTGTGCTTTATTCCTCTGCCTTTGTACATTTCTCTTCAAATGATTTATCGAAGGCAATCTTGCCTTGGCTACATCAGTCGCTGCCATTAACGATCTTTGCACTATGCTAGTGGTGGTGCTGGCACCGATAGCGTTCGATGCCGCTTGCTGCATAAAGCCTTGAATTTGGCGTATCTCACGCCTTAGCCTATCGGGCAAGTGGCTGTGCTCCTTAGTTTGCCGAAACTCGCGTCTGTTAGATTTTGTGATTGCACGTCCATTGCATATTTTTCGGTTTTCGCAAACCCAATACTCCGTTTCAGTATCTATACCCGATCGATGACGCGTGTAGCAGAATCCATCGCATATTAATAAAACTCCATTCTTTTGCGTCCTTTCAAATGTCATATCCTGCATctgtataaagaaataaataaattatattatataataattttactaactagagaaattataatataattattatttcactttaagGCCGATCGAGCCCATTTTTGGCAAATATCGCGCGCGCCTACGAGTTgcgctattttattattttttccctcGTAGATAATCTACAATAATAACCAAGATTTTtgacaaaatgaaaaatagatatccttcttattgttttttttttaggttttaaaaatgaatctataattgaaataatgaaCGCTAAACATAACTTAAATTTATAAGTTTGGCTTTAGTTAAATTAGGCTTTACTGTGAAGCTATTTACGAGTTCGTCGATCTGTAACATCTCtcataacaataaaacaataacaacaaaatatttcttaacaataacaataaaacttgACTCTTTGTTGTTTTCGAGAAAGTTACAACCAACAGCCGCAATATTTCCgggtaagtttaagaaataaatactcATTTGAAACGACATATGCCATTCATAAATAAACAGACAAAGCTGTTTTTTGCGTAAAGGGCTGTAGTGCACACAATATTGACTGTGACTAATTACTACtttttatgtacgtacgtatcttagggttgccataattgtcggacCACCGAAGGGGACTtccccccaaaaaaaaaaaagcactcaTAGCTTTCATAGCTTTATACACTCGAAATTCATAgctttgttataaaaaattgtgcaatcttttaaaacaatgcatctgtaccaaatctaaaatcaaacaatataGATTAATAGgcgattcaatttaataaaacaaaatagaaCCTTAccttaacattttaattcatacgtTCTTCTCTCGCCTTTACTCTTCTTTGAAATGGGCGACttcatgttttcgttttttggagcagctctttttccccttttatataattatatagttcaatgcacgacattttataatacatacacttttttataacacgcttttcactgtgtcaatataatgcgaattgcgctcatctgttcagtgagctttatgtaattaatgagaacacacgttcagcattttgcggtgggatggtgaacaagtattgttaacttgataaccttattagaactttataataccagagaaattataaatttattacatagatatatgtatatttttctataataaatgtgatcgagcttatcaactgtgaatagctaaaaattattattctaatgctacaAACCGAAgttgaagaggacattgaagagatttcgaacccaccatttgcctattgtcctagggttttacgcaaagaaaaaaatgcattcaatagcctctaacatgagggtagtaaaattttataacccatttgtctttttacatattttcgtccatttgtgtagacaattcatctgtcaatcatagaactaattcaatgacatacgcttaaaaacaaaattattcatttgaaataaagaaaattttggagacggttgagaagccctgccatataaactaatgcaatgtaatctggagttcatacgctcggaaagttttttttttcaatttaaatacgtaaatattggatacggctgagaacccctgtcatttatactaatttaataacgcccgcgatgtgtacgataaaaagtaaattattcatttgaaataaagtaaattttggagacggttgagaagccctgccatataaactaatgcaatgtaatctgcagttcatacgctgggaaagttttttttttcaatttaaattcgtaaatattggatacggttgagaacccctgacatttatactaattcaatgacatcttaaaattatattcaatgagtcacaatgacattcgcttaaaatgtaattgttcaatttaaataagtatatgttggtacggttgagaacacctttaatttataataatttaataacatccgcgatctatacgataaaaagtaccatatacatcgataaatataatacaataaaaagttacttttgccattaaaataggataatttaggatttttgaacattttgaacatttttgaacatttttgaacattttgtcgcgggtacattttgtcgcgggtacattttgtcgcgggtacattttgtcgcgggtacattttgtcgcgggtacattttgtcagtgcactaattttcgggtacattttgtcgttgaacattttggccttgcaccaattgtcgcgtcccccatCGATTTGATAGCGGTGAAGTTCGTCGTAATGAATTTTACAGCTTGATCAACACCCACATGTCCAGCATTAATTACAGATTTTACAACAATGTATCTGTGGTAATTGTAGAATAGTCCAGAATTGTTTGTAACAGTTAACATTAAGTAACTgaaagatataataaaattattttcaaatttcggGAATTCgtgcttttaataaaaatccattttattatttttatgtgatCGAGTGATCGAAACGTGTTGTATAAGACTTACTCTTGAAGGATTGCTACATCCTCGGAACAGGCCAGATACCTGAGAATGGTTATCTTTTCAAAATTGGACGTTGCGTTGATGTACTTATTCCAGAAGAATTCCCACAAGTCCTTTGTGGCGTCGCGAAGTCCCGAACAATAAACAGAATCCTTCACATCAGGATCAATCTTCGTGTctgaatattaaaatgaatgaaataaagtaaatttaactaaaatgaataaattaaaaaattaaaataaacgtcAGATAAACTTACTAAAGTCgcgggttgagcgagctcggtgcggacgtgtgtttgtgtgttgttcccgataagtatgtagaattttgtgttaaattggagctaaagaggaggtgctgggatgagtatgaagctcttctggcgcctcgcaagttagtacatattcagaatcattacctatgcttgatttcatattttttaaatggaatttaaatttataatattttcatatttacataattacccacataatttcgatcacatttcttttgataataatttactattaacgtcgattgatttattaatgatagtattgataatatttaacgttgaattatttcatatttaatattgagtgaatggtttgatatttaatgttgaattatttcataattgattatttaatgttgagtgttgaattatttcataattgattatttaatattgagtgttgaattatttaatatttagttttgataatttaatatttgatattggatacttgtactcaacgttaacgttattgtttggtactaatttcataaatattatgattgtgaataaactgtctatatatgtaaatatatcataaatggaaacacacgtccgtccgcacggagtaattaataagctcagagcagagctccatgcaaccgctcaggtccccaagttgcaaataggggaacgactcttgcagtcaactgccatggcgacatggtggtcctggacaaggagcgctgagataagagtggtgatgagtgaatccgtggtaagtttcactctataaaatgtcacacaacactatgacggtctcaggtcagcggcgagtaagtgccgccgcttaacaaaagcacaacccggttttcaaaggtaccgtatcatctttgacagagaaggaaactctataataaatccctggtagtgggcagcagctctgccagtataagatgtcaaaacatttactgcgctgtagaaggaagtgggaatccactgcagtattctcccaagataactatgatgtacaaaaataaaagtgtgaagaagtctgactctccggctgacacccggcgccttcgaggttccaggtctcacggtgtgaaattggctactggccacatgcatgtgactcaccaggcatcatgtggaaaatatgcgactggagaaactttacggaacaaatccaaaataggtacttggaacgttagaggactcctgaatcctgggaaaacactggttgttgagaaagagatgtacactcatgggctagatatactcggaatctcggaaacgcactggaagaacaacggccattataaaacttcaaatggaaatacgatatatttttctggtaaccaagattcgtcacatagcggtgtcgcggtgatcttagcatctaaattaaccagtgcactaattggctacaaccccataagtgacagacttatacacttaaaactcaacacgcatccgtataaactaaacatccttcaaatatatgctcctactgcagatgccgaagatattaaaataaatgcgttctatgcttcactactcgatacattgtcaaatatctcaaacaaagaaatgaccatcattcttggtgattttaatgccaaagtcggtaataatagcaacattgataacatagtaggtaaatatggattgggtattcaaaatgagagaggagagaaacttataagtttctgcattgaaaataaaatgtccattatgaatacttggtttcaacatcatcctaggcgattgtacacttggatatctcctggggatcgtcaccgcaaccaaatcgattatgtattaataaattctagatggaaatcatcgatacataacgtcaaaacatatccaggtgcagattgcggatcggaccataacttacttgttgctaaatttcgactgaaattgaaaatgattaaaagacatcaaaataaagcaattaaactcaccaatgatgatgtaattaattttggcaatgtaatcagagaaaaagatgcagaattccaaataaatcctaatgtagatgtagaagagtcttggaaaatttttaaagatctcataattcggtatgccagaaaacatcaaacaccgcaaaatgaacatcgtaagtcttttatctctgattcaacttgggttaagataaaagaacgtaaaagacttaaacaaactggcataacatcgacagaatatcttgaaaggtatgcaatattacataaagatattcaaaggagttgtaggcgggataaagctaaatatataaatgacatatgtgaggagatagaaaaacacgcattaaagaatcaggcaagggatatttttcacaaagtaaaaatcgtcactcaaaaattttcacccaaaacttggacaatagatgatcaatttggaaacacgcttacagatattgatgtgatactcaaccgatggaaagaatactgttcggaattgtacagtggtagttcgtcgacctcaattgtttccctaattgatgatgtcagggagcctgacatcttgacatctgaagttgtaaatgccataaagaaactgaaatgtaaaaagtctcctggcagcgatggtatacaagctgaacttctgaaagagcttggtgaaactgcgataaaggcgctatgtaatatgtgcaacaagatctgggtaaacggagtatggccgaaagattgggtcaattcaatattcattcccttacacaagaaaggatctacaaaaaaatgcgagaattacaggaccttagccttaatatcgcactctagtaaagtattgctgtatataattaaagatcgtttgagcagttaccttggatggcaaataccgaacgaacaagcagggtttgtaaaaggcaaagggacgagggaacaaatactgaatatacgtcaactcattgaaaaatgtcgggagtttcaaactccagccgttctttgttttatagactataaaaaagcttttgactttgtgaactgggactatctgtggaaagttctactggacatgggagtccccatgcatcttgtaaagataatacataacttgtataatgataacaatgcagtagttcgaatcaattcgctaaactcgacaaattttcgagtacaacgtggagtaaggcaagggtgtatattatctccagacctatttaatatatatggagagtatataatgcgtagagcactggatggttggaagggtggagtgtccattggtggaaaaaaactatccaatcttcggtatgcggatgacacaacgctcatagctaataatcatgaagaaatggccgaactgatccgtcgtgttgagacagagagtaatgtgcttggcctccagataaaccgccccaaaacaaaaattatgataattgaccgtcaccaacagctgcaaaacaacaactcagctttaaacggtatagatgtggttgataattttgtctatctggggtcactcatatctaacaacggcggcagcgaattggaaatacggcgccggattacattagcaaaatcggcaatgtcacaactaacgaagatttggaagaatagagccattacaactgctgtcaaaatccgtctcgtgaagagtctcgttttttctgtctgcctttatggtgtcgagacgtggaccatgaaggcggcggatagacggagaatcgatgcctttgagatgtggtcctggagacggctactgcgcgtgccttggaccgacaaacgcacgaatgtgtctattcttgaagaattgaaaatcaaggatagattgtcaacaatatgcctgaaacgtatattgcagttcttcggccacattgcacgaagaggtgaggagagcctggagcggttggttgtggttggtagcgtcgaaggcagaagagccagaggcagatcccccgcacgctggactgaccaagtatctgcagcgacgggcgcttccacggtagcaagtcttcgcctggccgaatttagaactgaatggaggcagctggttgaccgcacatcatagtcacgatcctcagtgatgagggaaccgacagcaatataaacTTACTATAATTTTGGGTTAAAAGTTCAAGTTTCTTGTTAGAATTTTTCCTGCAGTCGTTATTTCCTCCATTACAAGCAATgttcaaaataacatttcttTTCATTCTTGTGATATAATCGTCATTTGGTTTCGGTTCAAAACCTATGCTTTGGTAAACTTTATCGGTGATTTGAAGTAAAAATTCCTAAAAGTTATTAATAAATGACATTGTTTTCtagtgaaatatattatatatatatatatatatatatatatatatatatatatatatatatatatatatatatatatatatatatatatatatatatatatatatataaatatatatatatatatatatatatatatatatatatatatatatatatatatatatatatatatatatatatatatatatatatatatataaatatatatatatatatacatatatatatatatatatatatatatatatatatatatatatatatatatatatatatatatatatatatatatatatatatatatatatatatatatatatatatatatatatatatatatatatatatatatatatatatatatatatatatatatgtatgtactttatgtatattatatatatgtgtatgtacattaattagaTGGAAgcaaaaaactcgaaatttggaTTTCCATCGATGGACCTAATTAAAAAACTTGCGTCCAACTTccttatacatatttcacaaaATATGAAATTACGAAATAAGTTCTCAACgactttaattttcaaaataataatggtgACATGAAAAAATGACGAAAAAAACGCTTCCCCAATACGAACACTCATTGCGAGCGCGTTTTGTATGGGGGATTTTCAGGCGAAATGGCGAATTTGAACTGTTAATCAgccaaaaacaattaaattcaattaatatcgtgcgtttattttttgaaataccaAAGAAATATTAACCATTctcgaaaaaatgtatgaaaaaagcctacttttcgaaatttttgtacatataaatggaTTGATTTAGATACACTGGACATTGTTTAAagtcaattaaatttttaatttatgattttatgatttccactaggtccatcgatgcaAATTCGCAATTTTTGCTCCAGCCTAATGTATGTTAAATACccgatatttattgaaattagtGGCAGCTGGCATCATCAAGCTTAACTGGTTTATTCCAGGCAAGACAGTCAACCAAGGAATGTAGTCGGTTTCTTCTTTTAAGTGGAACAACAAATCATATACTGTGGTATAATTCTATATAAAAAACAGCGTCATAGCATTAATAAATAACCAAATTCATGTTGCTTTATTTTCAAAAACTGAAAAACAAACCAGTCGTAATGTTCTCGCCAATTCTAAAGAATCGTCAATTAATTGAGCTCTATTTAAAAGATGAATACTACTGAGGATAGCTTTCAAAGCTTCCGTCAAAAGTTTCCAATTCTTTTCGTCGTACATCACACGATagtaacctacatacatatgtaatacgtgATAACAATGAAATTTAGATAAAATGAGATAAAAAGAAAACGAATTAAAGAAATATACCAGTTTTTTGCTTGTTTAGTATAAACCAACTATCTTCATCTAACTCTAAGGGTATATTGAGAACGGAATCGTTCGGGCTGAACCATCTTTGCACTAACGTATTTTGAAAATCACCCCCCTTAGATGTGACCCAAGTAATTGGAATCCACCATTTTTCGGAAGACGTCATATTTGTTTGATAAAACCGCGTCTGATAAAATTGCATGATTTTccaattcatttatatattaaaatgtacatctatactaaaacatatgtatttaatcaaACTTGTTTCAGGTTTATGGATCCATTGTCGCCTCCTGTGGCCGTGACCAAAGGATATCCAGGTTGAGTTGACCAAATTCCAAAAATGTCTGTAACTGTTAAATCATCTGGTAGTATGTGTTTTCCATCGGTAGCTGCTTGAAGACCGTCGAATAGTTTCTGTGGCTCTGCGAGACCTAGGGGACTAAATTCAAGATACACATGATATTAATGCTTTTTGATTTAGAATTAatgttatattgtatatatttatagaaactTA
This window contains:
- the LOC143919214 gene encoding aminopeptidase N-like, with the translated sequence MTSIALFILTMATMVTASNDLRPFQESKADLEKLPKQRADYAKYRLPGPTIPSYYTIILRIDPNDPNKAFTGEVAIDMTTNTPVNKIVLHSNVTVINSITVMAKESNVNLYDRHISATDDTYFLTIHLTQNLSVNQVYVININYVGMYRNDLYGVYLSSYTDANNTKRRLATTQFEPIYARSGFPCYDEPGFRALFDLQVCRRRALGLNGLKAVFQTNVYTPPGYYTISNTDQINTKTLAPMQGGFSLFAFEPTVRMSSYLNAFIISDFIYKSNLDRPSQVFPKKFRIFSKPNTEPYIDFALDFGEKSISCMEKYTNITYALKKLDNIAIPDFAAGAMENWGLITYREQRLLDIPGVTSTSDKQFIATIMSHEISHMWFGNEVSPSWWDYLWLSEGFATYFANYITQEVAPEWRTMDQYVEVLRKAMKEDSEKSSNPMTSSVASPQEIIKNPNTIAYGKSGSVIRMMEHILGTAIFRQGLQNYLKSIPLGLAEPQKLFDGLQAATDGKHILPDDLTVTDIFGIWSTQPGYPLVTATGGDNGSINLKQTRFYQTNMTSSEKWWIPITWVTSKGGDFQNTLVQRWFSPNDSVLNIPLELDEDSWFILNKQKTGYYRVMYDEKNWKLLTEALKAILSSIHLLNRAQLIDDSLELARTLRLNYTTVYDLLFHLKEETDYIPWLTVLPGINQLSLMMPAATNFNKYREFLLQITDKVYQSIGFEPKPNDDYITRMKRNVILNIACNGGNNDCRKNSNKKLELLTQNYNTKIDPDVKDSVYCSGLRDATKDLWEFFWNKYINATSNFEKITILRYLACSEDVAILQDYLMLTVTNNSGLFYNYHRYIVVKSVINAGHVGVDQAVKFITTNFTAIKSMGDATIDLMQDMTFERTQKNGVLLICDGFCYTRHRSGIDTETEYWVCENRKICNGRAITKSNRREFRQTKEHSHLPDRLRREIRQIQGFMQQAASNAIGASTTTSIVQRSLMAATDVAKARLPSINHLKRNVQRQRNKAQVPLPLPITRSDIDVPTEYQITGSTTTPEQFLFWDSGSGSEERILMFTTRKNLEFLKSCQSILMDGTFKTAPPLFTQLYSIHGTRLEGTDQKPGKAVPLIFCLLPDKSGTTYNRLFSQLKMYIQDWEPNRVMMDFERAAINAVQNQWPNAQVTGCFFHLSQSIYRKIQELGLTEFYDNQENAIKFKMVLALAFVPPENVVESWEELLQILNPWLLEQEREIQQKVDDFLIYFEVNYIGKIIANVRREPRVASIDIWNVRDRIIHNYGKTDNEVEGFHMKVGYTIGAQFPNLWKFLKALQGLQAETEKLVEELNSGVMGRQQRPKYVQLAERIKNVTANWANRQSAYTGYFSRSSQVKGEQVRTMMIPLFESRSLLILQLMVMPEYTVTIINYIKNRVVTKENVDQFNEFAKTGDFTKNEKESVDAAQSKIATNKERLDIILPDIDSWLLENDFMPASE